TTAAAACCAAATCCAACTCCCAAGTTAAGAGTTTCGTAGTGAGCGCTTCAGCGCTCAAAAGGACTAAAGTCCTTACTACATTATTCACGCATCAAAATTCCTTTAATGGACTACTAGTTATTACTAGCACTATAGCCGCAGCCATTATCGGTTTCTCTTCAGAATCTGCTTTTGCTCAAATCACAATTCAAAGCACTGGCACTTTATCAGGTACTATCCAACTTCCCAAATTTAATCCCAACTTCAATAAGATTGATACTCGTGTAGATACAGATTCCAAGGGTACTTATTCCCGCCAAGGAGTACCCTTGTATACCTCTAACTATGTGAAAGTACAAACTCGCGCCGATGGCAGTCTGCATTACTTCGTTGACTTTAAAGGTATTCCAGTTGTCTCATTTGATGGCTTGCTGACTTCGCCAGCACTTTCAAGCGGTGACTTGACATCCTATAATTATCAAGGAAAATTGCCCGGAACCAAATTTCAAGCTGTAGTTCAAGATGAGTTTGGGTTAAAAAAAGCGTTTTACACTGGCATTGTCACCGATCCAAAAACCGGACAGCAGTATCAAGGTACTTTTACAGTAACTGGACAAGGACCGCGATATAGCGATCGCAATGGTAGTGCTACCCCTACAGTCTTTGATTTCAAGTCGGATATACCAGGTAAGCCAACCGTCACCTCCTTGAAAATGACTAATGCGCCTCTGATAAAATTGTTCATCACTATTCCCGCAGGTGCAACTCCCATCACTCCCCGTAGTGATGCTGGTGTTACACCGATTGCTGGTGGTGGTACACCGATTGATGCTGGTGGTGTTACACCGATTGCTGGTGGTACACCGATTGTGACTGGTGGTGGTACACCAATTGATGTTGGTGGTGGTACACCGATTGATGCTGGTGGTGGTACACCGATTGTGACTGGTGCTGTTACACCGATTGATGCTGGTGGTGGTACACCGATTGTGACTGGTGGTGTTACACCAATTGATGTTGGTGGTGATACACCGATTGGTAGTGAGATTATATCGCCGATACCAAAAGCGATCGCAACATCAAATTCTCCCTCACCCACTGCTGAACCCAATATAGAATTCAGTAACGGTAATTCTTTGGCACTCAATCCTTTAAGTCTTGCTAACAGTATTTGTTCGCGCAAAGATGTAAATTGCCACACAAAACCATCTGCACCCAAGCAAACTATTGGTCCCCGCAGTCGAGTGCTGCTGCGTTAGGGGAATTGGTAATTGGTAATTGGGCATTGGGCATTGGGAATTGGCAATAAAAAGAAGCTAGACGTATTTCACAGCCACACATAGACCATGCCCGATGCCCACTTGGACGATGCCCCATTCCCCATTCCCCATGCCCCATTACCACTCCCCATTGCCCATTCCCCATTCCCCACTCCCCGATAAAACTCTGAAAATCTCGAATACGCACAATTTGGCAAGAAAAACAACACGGCTGGTAATTGCAGCTCTTAAAATAGTGTCAATCACACCTTAATGATTGGAAATGCACATGAAAGGACAACTTTTTGAATTAATACCCACACTCATGCAAGTCTTGCAAAGAAATGTGGGCTGGATGACTTGGAACTTATTTCTGGCTTTTATACCTTTAGCTTTGAGTGTTTGGCTGTTTCGCACTAAACGCGGACGTTCTTGGGTTTGGTGGTTCGGATTCCTGGTGTTCTTCGCTTTTTTACCGAATGCGCCTTATTTATTAACTGATGTAATTCACCTGATAGATGATATCCGTACAGTTCAATCTGTATGGTTGATTACTTTAGTGCTAATTCCAGTGTATTTGCTGGTGATTTTATCTGGATTTGGAGCTTACGTAATATCTTTAATTAATTGGGGTTACTACTTACACCGCATTGGCAAAAGTCAGTGGATTTTGGGGGTTGAGTTGATTACCCATGCTTTCAATGCCGTTGGTATTTATTGGGGGCGGTTTTTGCGTTTCAACAGTTGGGATTTTATTACGCAACCGGATGCAGTACTCACTAAAGGTGTAGAGGAAATTCTTGGTAAACAGCCTTTGGTGATTATCGCCATCACTTTTGTAGTTTTAACAGCGTTGCACTGGCTGATGAAACGAGTGATTTTAAGTTTTATCAGGCAACCGCAGAATGGAGCAGATATTAAGTCACGCTCATCGAATCCTAACACCCACAACGCTGGGTAAGTTTGCTGATTTTAGATTCTTAGATTGGAAACTAAAGACAAACAGACAAATTGTCCTTCGGGTTCGCGGCTGTGCTTCAAGTCGGGAAGCCCGTCCAGCGCAAGCCTTTCCAACGCACTGGCTCACCAATTTCCAATTTTTGATTACTAATTGCTTTTTGGGTTCGCAGCTCCTTCTTTTGCCACAGACCAAGGCGAACAAGTCGCTTACCTAATTATCATGAATATTATCTGATTAAAAAATCAAATAAAACCAAATAAGGTAGAAATGGTTTTATTTGAACCGCCGTTATTTGAAAAAAATCTGCGATGTCTAGCGACAAGAAGCAGAGCTTCTACGCAATGCTTAAATATCGGCAGTAAGCAATAACAGAATATTAAATAAAAACTCATTCACCTCTGTACCCGTCATGTCCTCCATCTAAAGAAGGGGGATGTGACGGGTAATTTCTTATCAAAAGAAAGATGCAGCAAAACGCATCTAGATTTGAAATGAATCTAGATTGTTCAGATGAAGATTAACTATCATCGGAGTTTAATATGGCGCTATTGTCTATTGACGAACTAAAAAGTTTAGTAGAAAACTCTCAACAACCATGTGTTTCTCTATATATGCCCATGCAAAAAGCCGGACCAGAGGTTCGACAAAACCCAATTCGCTTCAAAAATTTAATTCGTGAAGCAGAAGCACGCTTAGATACAATGGAGTCTCGTCACACAGAGGCTGTTGATTTCCTACAGCCAGCCAAGGAACTTGATACGGCTGAGTTTTGGGAAAACCAAGACCACGGATTGGTAATTTTTGTTTCTCCAAATGTATTTCGCTACTACCAACTGCCGATGGAGTTTCAAGAATTAGTGGTTGTTAGCGACCAATTCCACCTCAAACCATTGCTACATCTGGTTAACAACGATGGACGCTTTTATGTCCTAGCTTTGAGCCAAAAGGATGTTAAGTTTTTTGAGGGAACACGCTACAGCATCAAAGAGGTAGAGGTAAAAAATATGCCTAAGAGCCTCGATGAAGCACTTCAATATGACGAAACTGCGTCATACGGTCAATTTCGGATTGCCACATCAAAAGGGGGAACCTCAAATTCTTTTTCTCAGCCTGGTTCGTTTCACGGGCAAGGAAGTCCTGACCGGGATGAGCATCAGAAAGACATCCTCCAATTCTTTCACGCTATTGATGCCCCATTACACGAGAAACTGCGAAATCAAAAAGCACCTTTAGTTTTGGCAGGAGTTGAGTATCTGCATCCGATTTACCGCGAGGCAAATACTTATCCGCATTTGGTAGAAGAAGGCATTACTCGCAGACCGGAAATTTTCCAAGCAGAAGAATTGCACGAAGATGCTTGGCAAATCGTGGAACCTATGTTTTCTCAAGCACAAAAGGATGCAATGGAACTTTATCAGCAACTAGCTGGGGAGGGGACTGGTAAAGCTTCTAGTGATATCAAAGAAATCATTTCAGCAGCTTATTACCAAAGAGTTGATTCTTTGTTTGTACCTGTAGGGCAGCAAATATGGGGTAAGTTCGATCCAGAAAACATGAGTGTCGATTTACACCCAGAACCAGAGCCAGACGATGAGGATATGTTAGATTTTGCCGCGATTCATACGCTTTTAAACAGTGGTACGGTTTACACCGTTGAGCCAGAAAAAGTGCCAAATGGCGCACATGCGGCGGCAATTTTCCGATATTAATTGTGTTTATGGTGTTGTATAAAGATAAACAAGCTATATACAACACCATTTATGAATAATATTCGTTGCTTTATCAGTCAATCTCTCATCGGTTTAACTCTTTTAAATGTGGCAATGTTTGCCAAAGGAGCGATCGCAGAAACTATCACCGGGCAATCAGGCAATGTGCGGGCAGAAATATCCTACGACAAACCTCAGGAGTATCAGTATAAAAATGTTCGGTTGAAAATTATCCGGGCAGGTAAAACAATTTTGGATAAAAAATTGCCCCAAGAAAGTGGATACGATCGCCCTTCGGGAAGTCTGGCTGGAGAAAATAAGTTGCCCGTGGTAGACTTAGACGGCAACAAAGAACCAGAAGTAATCGCCGATTTCTTTACAGGTGGAGCGCACTGTTGTGTTTATTCTTTAATTTATCGTTATAACGGCACATCTAAGCAATACTCTAAAATACGCCATGAATGGGGCAATGCTGGCTATGAACTTAAAGATTTAGACAAAGACGGATTATCAGAATTTGAGAGTCGAGACGATCGCTTTGCCTATGCTTTTACATCTTATGCGGCTTCTGGCTACCCACTGCAAATTTGGCAATATCGCCAAGGTAAGATGATTGATGTTACCCGTCGCTATCCGAAATTAATCGCCAAACATGCCTCGGAAAACTGGCAAACTTACTTACAAGCTAAAAAAGAAGGTGACGACGGGAAGGGATTTTTAGCAGCGTACTTGGCAGATAAATATATGCTGGGACAAGGAAAAGATGCTTGGCAGCAGGTAGAGCAAGTTTATCAAGGAAGCGAACGCTCTAAATACTTTGCCCAAGTGCGTCAGTTTTTGCGCGAAACTGGCTACAGTAATTGAACCAGAAAGCTCATCAATCGCTATAATCTAGAATACAACTGTCGTTAGCAGCTAAAAAACTTTACTTCTTTTTCCGGTTATTAGATGATACGGAACTTGGCTTAGTTGTAACGATATCAACATTTAGTAGCCACCTTCAGTAGATCACAAAGTTTTTCTAACAGGGCGATCGCCTGTTGAAAAACTTTGTGATCTACTGACTTTATCCCCTCTAAGTTCTCTTCAACTACTGCTGCTAAATCTTTGTTGTCGTGCTGCTTCTAGAATTATTCTTTGTTCGGCACGAGCGATCGCTTGATATGTCCTCGATACCGCTTCTGGTTCTACAGATATAGACGTAATCCCCCATTCTACCAACTTCTCAATAATTTCTGGATACAGCGCTGGTGCTTGTCCGCAAATTGAGCAAGGAATAAGAGCAGATTTTGCCATCTTAATTAGTTGAGCTACGGCACTCATTACTGCCGGATGTCGTTCATCAAATGAAGACGCTAACTCTCCTTGTTCTCGATCTACTCCTAACAGTAGTTGAGTTAGGTCATTTGTACCAATCGAAATTCCTTGTACACCTGCTTTCACATATTCTGGCAATAAAAATAGCACGCTTGGCACTTCTGCCATAATCCACAGTTGAAATTGTGGCTTTTGAGTTAACCCTGCTAACTCAACTTTTTGACGACAAAAAGAAAACTCTTCCACAGTGCGAACAAAAGGCAATATTAAATGGATATTGTTGTAGTCTGCTTGCTGTATTGCAGCTATTGCTTCAAGTTCCAACTCAAAAACTGCGGAATTTTGCAAATAAGCAAAAGTGCCACGCTCACCTAACATTGACTGTGGGGAAGATGGTACATTAGAGCTAAATGATGTCAATTCGTGCGATCGCCAATCCAAAGAGCGATAAAAAACTGGTCGTGGTGCAAAAGCACGAACAAACTGCATCATTTGCTCAGACCATAGCTCTAATAATTGTGCCTTACGTCCGCTAGAAAGCCAACTATTAGGATGTTGCCCTTCGAGTATTGTTAACACCATCAATTCTGAGCGTATCAATCCTACCCCATCTACAGGCAAGCTTTGCACCTGCTCTATCAGGCTGGGCTGACTTAAATTAACCAGCAACTGTGTAGCAATCATGGGTAGGTGCGCTGACAAAAGGATAGGGGAATTAGAGGCTAAAGGTTCTTTTGTGAAGTTGCCCAGTTGAGAGGGTTGCGCTTTGTGCTTTGGTGTCGGTTGGATAGTGAGGGGAACTTCCTGACTTTCTCCATTTTCTTTTCTTACACGATAGACTTCTCCTCTGTCACCATCCAAAAGTAGGCGATCGCCTGTTTGAATTAAAGCTGTAGCATCTTTTGCGCTCACTACTGCTGGGATGCCCAACTCTCTGGCAAGAATTGCCGCATGGCTAGTCAATCCTCCTTTTTCAGTGATAATACCGTTAACTTGTTGCATTAACGGTAGCCAATCAGGGGCGATCGCTTGTGCAACCAAAATCACTCCTAATGGTAGTTGCTCCGATGATAAAAGCGAATTTACTACATAAGCAGTCGCTGTCACACGACCCGTCCCTGCTCCTATTCCCTTGAGAAAGTGTGTATTGTGAACGACAAATTGGGGAGCGCTAACTTTTGTCAGATAAAGCTTTGGGGTTGAAAATTCCTCAGAGATAGTCCACTCAACGGTATAATTTGTACCGAGATCGTTTTCAAGTAGATTCGCCAGTTCAATTAATTGTTGCAAATATTCTTCTTCTAAAGCGTACTGTTTTTGTTGAGATGACTCAAGCAAATGTGCCACCAAAGTGCTATCTAGCGCCAAAGAATCGGGTGGTGTATCATCAAGACCATAAGCAAGCATTTTATTGCCCAGTTGTCGTTCTCTGACAATGCCGGTTTCCCGTTGAATGTAGTAGACATCCGGCTGAACTTCGCCGTGTTGCAGTGCTATTCCCAATCCCCAGGTTGCTTCAATATCCCATCCAGAGGTGTTGGAATTGAGTAAACCGCTAGCGAGTGCATTTTCAATTGGTTGCACCAAAACTGCTAAATTAATTTGTCGCAGGTCAATTCCGAGACGTTGCCAATATAGTAAACTTTTGGCACGAAATAATTGACTCCAAGTGGTTTTTAATGCCAAAGCGATCGCTTCATAGTCACAATGGCAAATTTGCGACTCCAGCAACCCAGATATATTGCCTACTTGATGCGTTGCAGTCGGTATCGCTACACTAGGTCGAAAAATTAAACACGCAGTTTTCCATTCCTTAGCTGCTTCGAGAATTTTATTCACCCACTTTGATGGTACAGTCGCCGCGATAATTTCCTGATGTAAGTGACCAGCCACCTGTTGCAATTGACGCCAATTATCCACATCTAGGTGTAACGAAGAATAAGGCAAATCAGCAACTAATGCCTCTGAACTATTGAGAGTTTCCAGAAATTGCCGCAAAACTTCCGCACCTACTACAAAACCAGGCTTCACCGGGTAGCCACGCTGCATAATTCTACCCAAGTGAAACGCTTTATCACCAACTTTGGCGCGGTCTTGCAGTTTAATTTGGTCAAGCCAGTAGAGTTTATCCACTCAAATTGCTAATTGTCAGTTGTCATGTAACTACGGGCGTCATCTTCTTTAGGACTAAAGTCTTGTAAGGGCAATTCATGAATTGCCCCTACGTAAATTCAAGCTTTGACGACGATTTGCGCTCATTCCTATCCTGGTAGTTTGTCAGATTTCATCTACTCATTACCTTCGTTCCTCCTGTACCCCGGCAAAAAGGGGTTTAGTTAATTTATATAGTTGCACATGCCAGTGTATTAATAATTAAAGTAAAATATAAGATTATTTTTTATCTAAAAATATAAGCATTGTTAAGCACTTACTACCTTTTGCCCAATGATTGGCTAAATATCACTTTCCGGCTATGTCTGGCTTTGCTTTTTGGGGCAATTATTGGCTTAGAACGCCAACTTAAGCGCAAACCAGCCGGTTTAAGAACTCATATGTTGGTATGTTTTGGTTCAGCGGTGTTTACTCTCATACCTCTGCTCACAAATGCCGGTCAACCAGATAATAATTCTCTTAGTCGCACCATTCAAGGAATTACAGCTGGTATAGGATTTCTTGGTGGAGGGGAAATTTTACGTGAATCTTCCCAAAAATCACAGCATTCTGAAGTTCACGGATTGACATCGGCAGCAGCTATTTGGGTTTCGGCTGCTTTGGGAATTGTCGCTGGCTGTGGTTTATGGCAGTTAGGATTAATTGCTGTTGTACTGACTTTTTTGGTTCTCAACCTTTTTAAAAGATTAGAAAAACGTTATTACTTAAAAGTCAACCGTGAACAAAAAGATACTTCTGTACTGCTAATTTCTCCAGTTGAAGAAAATATTTCTCCAGACACAAATCAAGATAATAACTTTATACCACCTAAGTCTTAACTAATTAAACAAAGCAAGTGCTTTAGCAAAAATAGTTTCTTCTGCTCTAGTTTCAAGAATTGACTGTACTAAATTGATAAACTCACTGTCGAGTTTAGTATCATTCTCAATGGTTTTACTAGCAGCATAAAAACTCACATCATCTATTTTCAATTCATTGGTAGTGCCTGTTTGCCAGCCTGGTGTTTTGCTATCCCAAGAAAGCGATCTACCGCGTAAAGTAAATTGAAACCAGGCTATTTCATCATTTTTGAATTCAAAAAAAACATCAAAATAGGGTTCTTCTCCTTGGAACCAAACTCTGCTAATATCTCCTTTTTTACTTTGTTTAAGTATCTTTTGCTCAATTCTTCGCAATGATGCACCTAAGGATGCAATT
Above is a genomic segment from Tolypothrix sp. NIES-4075 containing:
- a CDS encoding DUF1361 domain-containing protein, giving the protein MKGQLFELIPTLMQVLQRNVGWMTWNLFLAFIPLALSVWLFRTKRGRSWVWWFGFLVFFAFLPNAPYLLTDVIHLIDDIRTVQSVWLITLVLIPVYLLVILSGFGAYVISLINWGYYLHRIGKSQWILGVELITHAFNAVGIYWGRFLRFNSWDFITQPDAVLTKGVEEILGKQPLVIIAITFVVLTALHWLMKRVILSFIRQPQNGADIKSRSSNPNTHNAG
- a CDS encoding baeRF7 domain-containing protein, which gives rise to MALLSIDELKSLVENSQQPCVSLYMPMQKAGPEVRQNPIRFKNLIREAEARLDTMESRHTEAVDFLQPAKELDTAEFWENQDHGLVIFVSPNVFRYYQLPMEFQELVVVSDQFHLKPLLHLVNNDGRFYVLALSQKDVKFFEGTRYSIKEVEVKNMPKSLDEALQYDETASYGQFRIATSKGGTSNSFSQPGSFHGQGSPDRDEHQKDILQFFHAIDAPLHEKLRNQKAPLVLAGVEYLHPIYREANTYPHLVEEGITRRPEIFQAEELHEDAWQIVEPMFSQAQKDAMELYQQLAGEGTGKASSDIKEIISAAYYQRVDSLFVPVGQQIWGKFDPENMSVDLHPEPEPDDEDMLDFAAIHTLLNSGTVYTVEPEKVPNGAHAAAIFRY
- a CDS encoding putative PEP-binding protein, whose translation is MDKLYWLDQIKLQDRAKVGDKAFHLGRIMQRGYPVKPGFVVGAEVLRQFLETLNSSEALVADLPYSSLHLDVDNWRQLQQVAGHLHQEIIAATVPSKWVNKILEAAKEWKTACLIFRPSVAIPTATHQVGNISGLLESQICHCDYEAIALALKTTWSQLFRAKSLLYWQRLGIDLRQINLAVLVQPIENALASGLLNSNTSGWDIEATWGLGIALQHGEVQPDVYYIQRETGIVRERQLGNKMLAYGLDDTPPDSLALDSTLVAHLLESSQQKQYALEEEYLQQLIELANLLENDLGTNYTVEWTISEEFSTPKLYLTKVSAPQFVVHNTHFLKGIGAGTGRVTATAYVVNSLLSSEQLPLGVILVAQAIAPDWLPLMQQVNGIITEKGGLTSHAAILARELGIPAVVSAKDATALIQTGDRLLLDGDRGEVYRVRKENGESQEVPLTIQPTPKHKAQPSQLGNFTKEPLASNSPILLSAHLPMIATQLLVNLSQPSLIEQVQSLPVDGVGLIRSELMVLTILEGQHPNSWLSSGRKAQLLELWSEQMMQFVRAFAPRPVFYRSLDWRSHELTSFSSNVPSSPQSMLGERGTFAYLQNSAVFELELEAIAAIQQADYNNIHLILPFVRTVEEFSFCRQKVELAGLTQKPQFQLWIMAEVPSVLFLLPEYVKAGVQGISIGTNDLTQLLLGVDREQGELASSFDERHPAVMSAVAQLIKMAKSALIPCSICGQAPALYPEIIEKLVEWGITSISVEPEAVSRTYQAIARAEQRIILEAARQQRFSSSS